Proteins from a genomic interval of Odontesthes bonariensis isolate fOdoBon6 chromosome 7, fOdoBon6.hap1, whole genome shotgun sequence:
- the faap24 gene encoding Fanconi anemia core complex-associated protein 24 isoform X1 — protein METKTPDVVHSVPPYGHAICSEKWRNSSLIQSLKGGDVKILFESELGVADFHLPNKSSILYVSECDVIAGNGYKRKLVRYRNAGSSFQQLVLVERTRLSEQYFSAMQKFVVFDLGLSLLPVGGQTEASQLITQIPTSRTTFINTKTQLELCSQDAAEGSRGRQREPFQEKEYLPAAGSTGSDSGPADPWGWKGQSSDSAAELHHPAALQCSSCPVGAHGGPGQRSADPQLFPQVRFCWKLKVTV, from the exons ATGGAGACCAAAACGCCTGATGTAGTCCATTCTGTTCCTCCTTACGGGCATGCAATTTGCAGCGAGAAATGGAGGAATTCTTCTCTTATTCAAAGCCTAAAAG GTGGAGATGTGAAAATCCTCTTTGAAAGTGAACTTGGTGTGGCTGATTTTCACCTTCCCAACAAAAGCAGCATCCTGTATGTGTCTGAGTGCGACGTCATCGCAGGAAACGGCTACAAGAGAAAGCTGGTTCGCTACCGTAAT GCCGGAAGCAGTTTCCAGCAGCTGGTGCTGGTGGAGaggaccaggctcagtgagcaGTACTTCTCTGCTATGCAGAAGTTTGTGGTGTTTGACTTGGGTCTGTCTCTGCTGCCAGTTGGTGGGCAAACGGAGGCCTCACAGCTCATCACTCAGATT ccaactagccggactactttcatcaacaccaaaactcagctggaactctgctcacaggacgcagcagagg GTTCACGGGGACGGCAGAGAGAACCCtttcaggagaaggagtacCTGCCGGCTGCTGGATCcactggttctgactctggtcCAGCAGATCCCTGGGGTTGGAAAGGTCAAAGCTCTGACTCTGCTGCAGAACTTCACCATCCTGCAGCTCTGCAATGCAGCTCCTGCCCAGTTGGAGCCCATGGTGGGCCAGGCCAGCGCTCAGCAGATCCACAGCTTTTTCCACAAGTACGCTTCTGCTGGAAGCTGAAGGTCACAGTCTAG
- the faap24 gene encoding Fanconi anemia core complex-associated protein 24 isoform X2: METKTPDVVHSVPPYGHAICSEKWRNSSLIQSLKGGDVKILFESELGVADFHLPNKSSILYVSECDVIAGNGYKRKLVRYRNAGSSFQQLVLVERTRLSEQYFSAMQKFVVFDLGLSLLPVGGQTEASQLITQIVHGDGRENPFRRRSTCRLLDPLVLTLVQQIPGVGKVKALTLLQNFTILQLCNAAPAQLEPMVGQASAQQIHSFFHKYASAGS, from the exons ATGGAGACCAAAACGCCTGATGTAGTCCATTCTGTTCCTCCTTACGGGCATGCAATTTGCAGCGAGAAATGGAGGAATTCTTCTCTTATTCAAAGCCTAAAAG GTGGAGATGTGAAAATCCTCTTTGAAAGTGAACTTGGTGTGGCTGATTTTCACCTTCCCAACAAAAGCAGCATCCTGTATGTGTCTGAGTGCGACGTCATCGCAGGAAACGGCTACAAGAGAAAGCTGGTTCGCTACCGTAAT GCCGGAAGCAGTTTCCAGCAGCTGGTGCTGGTGGAGaggaccaggctcagtgagcaGTACTTCTCTGCTATGCAGAAGTTTGTGGTGTTTGACTTGGGTCTGTCTCTGCTGCCAGTTGGTGGGCAAACGGAGGCCTCACAGCTCATCACTCAGATT GTTCACGGGGACGGCAGAGAGAACCCtttcaggagaaggagtacCTGCCGGCTGCTGGATCcactggttctgactctggtcCAGCAGATCCCTGGGGTTGGAAAGGTCAAAGCTCTGACTCTGCTGCAGAACTTCACCATCCTGCAGCTCTGCAATGCAGCTCCTGCCCAGTTGGAGCCCATGGTGGGCCAGGCCAGCGCTCAGCAGATCCACAGCTTTTTCCACAAGTACGCTTCTGCTGGAAGCTGA